The following DNA comes from Ornithinimicrobium avium.
ACTACAAGGCGGCCGGCGTCGACGTGCTGCTGCTGGGCTTCCTGCACGTGCACGAGGACCTCGAGCGCTTCGGACGCGAGGTCATCCCGCTCGTCCGCGAGCTCGAGGAGTCCGGGTACGGCGTGGAGCCGCCGGGCGACCACCCGCAGCCCCCACGAGCGGTCGGGGCGGTGGCGTGATGACGGACGTGAGCCAGACCTCGCCCGCCGCCGCCCTGCGGGAGCGGCAGCGGCCGCTGAAGACGGCATACCGGGACGACCCCGCGAGCGCGCTCACGCCGAGCACCGCCACCGCGAGGGTCGACCAGCGGGCGCTGACCGCGACCGTCCCGACCTGGGCGGGGGACGTGGTCGCCGGCCTGCACCCCGCGGCCGGTGGTGACGGGACCCAGGCCTGCTCCGGCGACATCCTGCTGCAGGCGCTGGTCGCCTGCGCAGGCGTCACGCTGTCCTCGGTCGCCACCGCCCTGGGTGTCGAGCTGCGGTCCGCCGTCGTCACGGCCGACGGCACGTGGGACGCGCGCGGAACGCTCGGCGTGGACCGCGCTGCGCCCGTCGGGCTGACGGGGGTGGAGCTGTTCTTCGACCTCGACACGGACGCCGACGAAGCCACGGTCGCGCGGCTGCTCGAGCTGACGGAGCGCTACTGCGTCGTGGCCCAGACGCTGGTCTCGCCACCGGCACTCACGGTGCGGAGGGTCTGAGGCCCGCGGGTCCGGCAGGCGGTCCCGGTCCGGGTTTCGCGCCCCGACCAGGTTTTGCCCGGCGTGCACGATGCGCGCGAGCCCGCGTTTGGCGGGTGGTGTCGCCATCGTGCACGCCGGGCGAAACAGCGGGGAGCGGCCAGGACGTGGTCCGGAACGGCAGGAACGAGGTGCCGGCGTGCCCGGCCGTGGCCCCGGGCGCCTAGAACGTGGTCTCGAGCAGACCCTTGAGCTGGTCGAGGTCGGCCTCGACCAGCCGGCGGTCCCGCTCGAGCTCCTCCTCGCTCAGACCGAGCTGGCGCAGCGTCAAGATCACCTCGGCACCCTGCGGGT
Coding sequences within:
- a CDS encoding OsmC family protein — protein: MSQTSPAAALRERQRPLKTAYRDDPASALTPSTATARVDQRALTATVPTWAGDVVAGLHPAAGGDGTQACSGDILLQALVACAGVTLSSVATALGVELRSAVVTADGTWDARGTLGVDRAAPVGLTGVELFFDLDTDADEATVARLLELTERYCVVAQTLVSPPALTVRRV